From Candidatus Glassbacteria bacterium, a single genomic window includes:
- a CDS encoding nucleotide excision repair protein yields the protein MYIPMNAIDIIPKENEERWAWIKYQLQRRKSSFSALAAEAGVGRNAPKVAKVKPYPKMEFIIASKLGLVPEDIWPERYPDGRKNKYTQSNTTPGDEVDTGKVTAAG from the coding sequence ATGTATATTCCCATGAACGCAATAGACATAATTCCAAAAGAAAATGAAGAGCGGTGGGCGTGGATCAAATACCAACTCCAACGCCGCAAATCTTCTTTCTCCGCTCTCGCCGCCGAAGCCGGTGTGGGCCGGAATGCGCCCAAGGTCGCCAAGGTGAAGCCGTACCCGAAGATGGAGTTCATCATCGCCTCCAAGTTGGGCTTGGTTCCGGAAGATATTTGGCCGGAGCGATACCCGGACGGCCGGAAAAATAAATATACGCAAAGCAATACCACACCGGGAGACGAGGTGGATACCGGCAAAGTGACTGCGGCTGGTTAG